A DNA window from Niabella yanshanensis contains the following coding sequences:
- a CDS encoding DUF4998 domain-containing protein, producing the protein MNRKILLTALAGLLFFITGCTKMDSTYEQYLEKGGIIYPGRPAKVILNGGDNRIRISWPKGPDPSIVKVKISWNVGADSIVVPVSAGMDTISCMINNLPEDSYSFTIITYDKDGHNSVPLEVFGTTYGAKYRSRLLDRPVLAAQQKSSGEVFLAWGIADDNLGALGTEIKYVNLKGDTVYRFERKNIDTTFFQDYKSGTNYFYRTLFLPDSNAIDTFRTTFTKKEIVPYVPPAKIDLTARYFKNYAVPFVAELYDGARFGTLKDWTINNAVLNQGATGNKIYGGYDNINGGRAFGVQKWGDADPAINNGKIYQTFSLPAGEYEVTWTTDGATSAVNRGTQARYVVAALGNTLPDVTALSSALSSASFVTGVDRFNVKITFTLPQSAQVSIGILINFTSGQQAFRAGAIKLMGPDL; encoded by the coding sequence ATGAATAGGAAAATATTATTAACGGCATTAGCAGGCTTGCTCTTCTTTATAACTGGTTGTACAAAAATGGATAGTACCTATGAGCAGTATTTAGAAAAAGGCGGTATCATTTATCCCGGCCGGCCGGCGAAAGTTATATTAAACGGGGGTGATAATCGCATTAGGATCAGCTGGCCTAAAGGCCCGGATCCCAGTATTGTGAAGGTAAAGATAAGCTGGAACGTAGGAGCCGACTCGATAGTCGTTCCGGTAAGCGCAGGTATGGATACCATCAGCTGTATGATCAATAACCTGCCTGAGGATAGCTATTCCTTTACTATCATAACCTACGATAAAGATGGTCATAATTCTGTACCGCTGGAAGTATTCGGTACTACTTACGGTGCAAAATACCGGTCGAGGTTATTAGACCGGCCTGTATTGGCGGCCCAGCAAAAAAGCAGCGGAGAGGTATTTTTAGCCTGGGGTATCGCAGACGATAATCTTGGTGCATTGGGCACCGAGATAAAATATGTAAACCTCAAGGGTGATACAGTATATCGATTTGAAAGAAAGAATATCGATACCACTTTCTTCCAGGATTATAAATCGGGAACGAATTATTTTTACAGAACGCTTTTCCTGCCCGACTCTAATGCGATCGACACTTTTCGTACCACATTTACCAAAAAAGAAATAGTACCTTACGTACCGCCTGCTAAAATAGATCTCACCGCCAGGTACTTTAAAAACTATGCAGTGCCTTTTGTGGCCGAATTGTATGACGGCGCCCGTTTCGGAACTTTAAAAGACTGGACGATCAATAACGCTGTATTAAACCAGGGAGCAACGGGCAACAAGATCTACGGAGGTTACGATAATATTAACGGCGGACGTGCATTTGGTGTACAAAAATGGGGTGATGCAGACCCCGCAATCAATAATGGTAAAATTTACCAGACATTCTCCTTACCTGCAGGTGAGTATGAAGTTACGTGGACTACCGATGGCGCTACTTCAGCTGTGAACCGCGGTACACAGGCTCGGTACGTGGTGGCAGCCCTGGGTAACACTTTGCCTGATGTGACCGCTCTTTCCTCGGCACTTTCAAGCGCGAGCTTTGTTACCGGTGTAGACAGGTTCAATGTAAAAATTACGTTTACGTTACCGCAAAGCGCGCAGGTGTCTATTGGCATACTCATCAACTTTACAAGCGGCCAGCAGGCCTTCAGAGCAGGAGCCATCAAGTTGATGGGGCCGGATCTGTAA
- a CDS encoding RagB/SusD family nutrient uptake outer membrane protein, translating to MRNKRSIHHIFRLAVLLILVSGCKKYLDVVPDNIATLDNAFTVRTQAQKFLATCYSYMPRNGDFASDPAMQGGDEIWRIITNGGNMFNIARGLMNATDPYGDNWQAMYRALRDCNIFLENIDKVPDMEAPEKARWASEVKFLKAYYHFILVRMYGPIPLVKQNLPISATPEEVKVMRDPVDSCFNYITQLIDESVEYLPVAINDPMNELGRVTLPIALSIKAKVLVTAASPLFNGNQDQVDLKNPNGVALFNTTYQASKWERALQACKEAVDVCESAGYKLYLFAPTVGVNNLSDTISTQMSIRNSLCEKWNSEILWANTQTNSSSVQVLATTFVDPLFLDNWPLRGELSPPMKIAEQFYSANGVPIEEDKFWDYSSRYTLREATEQDQLYVRRNYLTARLHFDREPRFYADLGFDGGVWYGQGKYDDAKPDELFYLEAMGSQRNGSNLADRGTITGYFIKKYVHFQNVIGAGTAYSVTNYPWPIMRLADVYLLYAEALNEVNGPGETAFRYIDLVRERAGLNGVVTSWATYSNQPDKPQTKEGLRSIVKQERLIELAFEGQRFWDLRRWKDAASALNQPVVGWDLKQKVASAYYRPKVIFDQRFGTRDYFWPIKDEYILVNRNLVQNTGW from the coding sequence ATGAGAAATAAAAGATCTATCCATCATATTTTCAGATTAGCAGTATTGCTGATCCTGGTTTCAGGGTGTAAAAAATACCTCGATGTGGTGCCGGATAATATAGCTACTCTTGATAATGCATTTACTGTAAGAACGCAGGCGCAAAAGTTCCTGGCAACCTGTTATTCTTATATGCCCCGTAACGGCGATTTCGCGTCTGATCCGGCTATGCAGGGTGGCGATGAGATATGGCGTATTATTACCAATGGAGGAAATATGTTCAACATAGCCAGGGGATTAATGAACGCTACCGATCCTTACGGAGACAACTGGCAGGCGATGTACCGGGCTTTAAGGGACTGCAATATTTTTTTAGAGAATATCGATAAAGTGCCTGATATGGAAGCGCCCGAAAAAGCACGCTGGGCCAGTGAAGTGAAATTTTTAAAAGCTTACTATCATTTTATATTGGTAAGAATGTATGGGCCCATACCACTGGTAAAGCAAAACCTACCCATTTCGGCTACACCAGAAGAAGTAAAAGTGATGAGGGATCCGGTAGACTCCTGTTTCAACTATATTACCCAATTGATTGATGAGTCAGTAGAATACCTGCCTGTCGCTATCAACGACCCCATGAATGAGCTCGGAAGAGTGACGCTTCCCATTGCACTCTCTATTAAAGCGAAAGTGCTGGTTACTGCCGCAAGCCCTTTATTTAATGGCAACCAGGACCAGGTAGACCTAAAAAATCCAAACGGAGTAGCCTTATTCAATACGACCTACCAGGCGTCCAAATGGGAACGGGCCCTGCAAGCATGCAAAGAAGCGGTAGATGTATGTGAGAGCGCTGGTTACAAACTTTACCTGTTTGCGCCAACGGTTGGTGTCAATAATCTGTCAGATACCATTTCAACTCAAATGAGTATCAGGAACTCACTGTGCGAAAAATGGAACAGTGAGATTCTTTGGGCCAATACACAAACCAATTCCAGTAGTGTACAGGTTTTGGCGACTACATTTGTTGATCCTTTGTTCTTAGATAACTGGCCATTAAGAGGGGAGCTCTCGCCACCTATGAAAATTGCAGAACAGTTTTATAGTGCCAATGGTGTGCCCATTGAAGAAGATAAATTCTGGGACTATAGTTCGAGATATACTTTAAGGGAAGCTACAGAACAGGATCAGCTTTATGTAAGACGAAACTATTTAACGGCCCGCCTTCATTTTGACAGGGAGCCGCGTTTCTACGCCGACCTGGGTTTTGATGGCGGAGTTTGGTATGGGCAAGGGAAATACGATGATGCCAAACCGGATGAATTGTTTTACCTGGAGGCGATGGGAAGCCAGCGTAATGGCAGTAACCTGGCAGACAGAGGGACCATTACCGGATATTTTATCAAAAAATATGTACACTTCCAAAATGTGATTGGTGCAGGTACTGCTTATTCAGTTACTAACTATCCCTGGCCCATTATGCGGTTGGCCGATGTTTACCTCCTGTATGCAGAAGCCTTAAACGAGGTAAATGGTCCGGGCGAAACCGCTTTTCGTTACATAGACCTGGTAAGGGAAAGAGCCGGACTGAACGGGGTTGTGACCTCCTGGGCAACCTATTCGAACCAGCCGGATAAACCGCAAACAAAAGAAGGGTTAAGAAGCATTGTTAAACAGGAACGATTGATCGAACTGGCTTTTGAGGGACAAAGGTTCTGGGATCTGAGGCGGTGGAAAGATGCGGCATCGGCGCTGAACCAGCCCGTTGTTGGTTGGGACCTGAAGCAGAAAGTGGCTTCGGCTTACTATCGCCCTAAAGTGATCTTTGACCAGCGCTTTGGCACCAGGGATTATTTCTGGCCCATAAAAGATGAATATATATTAGTGAACAGGAACCTGGTGCAGAACACCGGTTGGTAA
- a CDS encoding DUF5000 domain-containing lipoprotein, translating into MKSRNSILITLLVAGVIVITSCAKTERLDHLDMSKPAPAQVFDVVVQPTPGGGIIKYKLPDDVNLSYVKAVYEVRPGTVQEAKASRYYDTIRVEGFGHMLDHSVKLISVGRNEKESDPLEISVRPLTPPVLSVFTTIDLSATFGGVKVAFENPSRENLAIVVMSDSTGKDTWAPVTTFFTSSPKAAFSARGMASKERRIGIFIRDRWGNRSDTLVKAITPLPETFISKTNFKLVKLPTDTWQNTFNYNIEKIWDGVTNNSENVWIVSATYAVPQWFTLDMGLTATFSRMKVYQRRAYPYIAPMIKSFEIYGSNNPDPDGGWNNWRLMGSFTSVKPSGLPFGSTTAEDVEYAVVNGEDFDFEPVNTFPARYIRFKTLETWAPGGGVQTSEISFWGEVN; encoded by the coding sequence ATGAAAAGTAGAAATAGTATATTAATAACCTTATTAGTAGCAGGTGTTATAGTAATAACTTCCTGTGCGAAAACAGAGCGTCTGGACCACCTGGATATGTCTAAGCCGGCACCCGCGCAGGTATTTGATGTGGTGGTGCAGCCTACGCCCGGCGGCGGCATTATAAAATATAAACTGCCTGATGATGTTAATTTATCTTATGTAAAGGCTGTTTATGAAGTAAGGCCCGGCACTGTACAGGAAGCAAAAGCTTCCAGGTATTATGATACCATAAGGGTTGAAGGTTTTGGGCACATGCTGGATCACAGTGTAAAGCTGATCAGCGTGGGACGTAATGAAAAAGAATCAGACCCGTTAGAAATAAGCGTAAGGCCACTTACTCCTCCGGTATTGTCTGTTTTTACTACGATTGATCTTTCAGCAACTTTTGGCGGTGTAAAAGTGGCTTTTGAAAATCCCAGCAGGGAAAACCTGGCTATTGTGGTAATGTCTGATTCAACAGGCAAAGACACCTGGGCCCCGGTTACAACTTTCTTCACCAGTAGTCCTAAAGCCGCTTTTTCGGCAAGGGGCATGGCCAGTAAGGAAAGAAGGATAGGTATTTTTATAAGGGACAGATGGGGCAACCGTTCAGATACATTGGTTAAAGCCATAACGCCTTTGCCGGAAACCTTTATATCAAAAACCAATTTCAAGCTGGTGAAGCTTCCAACAGATACCTGGCAAAATACTTTTAACTACAACATAGAAAAAATATGGGATGGCGTTACCAATAACTCGGAAAACGTATGGATCGTTTCGGCTACTTATGCCGTACCTCAGTGGTTTACGCTGGATATGGGCCTCACAGCTACATTCAGCAGGATGAAAGTGTACCAGCGCAGGGCCTATCCCTATATCGCGCCCATGATCAAATCATTTGAAATTTATGGAAGTAATAACCCCGATCCCGATGGCGGATGGAATAACTGGCGACTGATGGGTTCTTTCACTTCGGTAAAACCCTCCGGGTTGCCCTTCGGATCTACAACTGCCGAAGACGTGGAGTATGCAGTAGTTAATGGAGAAGATTTTGACTTCGAGCCGGTAAATACCTTCCCTGCAAGATATATACGTTTTAAAACATTAGAAACCTGGGCGCCCGGCGGCGGGGTACAAACTTCCGAAATTTCATTCTGGGGTGAAGTAAATTAA
- a CDS encoding SMP-30/gluconolactonase/LRE family protein, with amino-acid sequence MTIQKMLELNCQLGESPVWDAGRSAICWVDISGQAIHEFNTVSGAQHTVLLGQPVGCIALCDNGDFLAALKDEVVRIDRLTGTMQSVVTGPERRLLTNRSNDGKCDARGRFWFGTKSFTDETGAGNLYCVADGICSLQIPRVTISNGIAWSLDNRTMYYIDTPTFKVVAYDYDLDTGSISNKRTVIEIAEEEGFPDGMTIDTEGMLWIAHWGGFQVARWNPSTGAKLSAIRLPVANVTSCVFGGATYEDLYITTARDDMRLDKDSIDNDEGCLFVARHCGFKGLPANRFNVKNTEN; translated from the coding sequence ATGACGATTCAAAAAATGTTAGAACTGAATTGCCAGCTGGGAGAATCACCCGTTTGGGACGCCGGGCGGTCGGCCATTTGTTGGGTGGATATATCGGGGCAGGCTATACATGAATTTAATACAGTATCAGGAGCGCAGCACACAGTTTTGCTCGGGCAACCTGTCGGTTGTATAGCGCTTTGCGATAATGGCGATTTTTTGGCAGCCTTGAAAGATGAGGTCGTAAGGATAGATCGTTTAACAGGAACCATGCAATCTGTAGTAACCGGTCCGGAGCGTCGCCTTTTAACCAATCGCTCTAACGATGGTAAATGTGATGCCAGGGGGAGATTCTGGTTTGGTACCAAATCATTTACCGATGAAACGGGCGCAGGCAATCTGTATTGCGTAGCAGATGGGATTTGCTCTTTACAAATTCCTAGAGTCACGATATCTAATGGTATTGCCTGGAGTTTAGATAATCGAACCATGTACTACATTGATACACCCACCTTCAAAGTGGTTGCTTATGATTATGACCTGGATACGGGTAGCATCAGCAATAAACGAACCGTAATTGAAATAGCTGAAGAAGAAGGTTTTCCTGATGGGATGACAATCGATACCGAAGGGATGTTATGGATCGCGCACTGGGGTGGCTTTCAGGTAGCGCGCTGGAACCCGTCAACCGGTGCCAAATTATCGGCTATTCGGCTTCCGGTAGCTAATGTTACTTCCTGTGTCTTTGGGGGAGCAACTTATGAAGACCTCTATATAACAACAGCGCGGGATGATATGAGGTTGGATAAAGATTCAATTGATAATGATGAGGGCTGTCTCTTTGTAGCAAGGCATTGTGGCTTTAAAGGATTGCCTGCGAATAGGTTTAATGTAAAAAACACTGAAAATTAA
- a CDS encoding SDR family NAD(P)-dependent oxidoreductase gives MRKKVVVLGGSSGIGKAAAQRFAKEGWEVLVAAPDIDNARNVTAGLTGENHQALQLDVTNPAYLEQLHTYVEKDFFPLHAIVNSIGISKSVDVVQSDFEEWDSLLQVMMYGVIKATRILIPFLVNGGRIVNVTSIHWNRVARGSSSYGMAKAAITQFTRSLAVELAQKNILVNAVAPGFVNTGMSVKEDGRNELDSEWFKDNYVKNDHLPLKRAAEPEEIAGVIWFLSGPDSSYITGSVITVDGGLTITF, from the coding sequence ATGAGAAAAAAAGTAGTCGTATTAGGTGGAAGCTCAGGAATTGGTAAGGCAGCTGCACAACGTTTTGCAAAAGAAGGATGGGAGGTGCTGGTGGCGGCCCCGGATATCGATAATGCAAGGAATGTAACGGCGGGTTTAACAGGTGAAAATCATCAGGCTTTACAGTTAGATGTTACAAATCCCGCATACCTGGAGCAATTACATACATATGTAGAAAAAGACTTTTTCCCCTTACATGCTATTGTTAATTCGATTGGTATCTCAAAATCGGTGGATGTGGTTCAGTCTGATTTTGAAGAGTGGGATAGTCTTTTGCAGGTAATGATGTATGGGGTTATTAAAGCAACAAGAATACTGATCCCCTTTCTTGTAAATGGAGGTCGTATCGTAAACGTTACTTCCATACATTGGAACCGCGTAGCAAGAGGGAGCTCTTCCTATGGAATGGCGAAGGCCGCTATTACGCAGTTTACCCGTTCACTGGCAGTAGAGCTGGCTCAAAAAAATATACTGGTAAATGCCGTAGCGCCGGGTTTTGTAAATACAGGCATGTCGGTAAAAGAAGACGGTAGAAATGAGCTGGATTCTGAATGGTTTAAAGATAACTATGTAAAGAATGATCACCTTCCGTTAAAGCGGGCGGCAGAGCCGGAAGAAATAGCGGGCGTAATATGGTTTCTATCCGGCCCCGATTCCAGCTATATCACGGGTTCTGTTATAACGGTAGATGGAGGCCTTACTATAACATTTTAA
- a CDS encoding glycoside hydrolase family 97 protein, which produces MKKLGWMLSGILLMITVANGQRQIPIASPDGKLKLLLSIGKQISYSMQHAGDVLVDNARLSMTLAGGEIWGVSPVVKKISRSEKNETIPYYFGTSATLQNQYKEVAIDFKGDWGLVFRLYNEGAAYRFVNRRETGFNIMDEEVGLNFPGDFQTVTNYTSGSKDKPAPKEKQLETAFENFYDVIPLSKIDSRRLIVLPLVIDVGKDKKVIITESDLESYPGLYLNRVEGANALSSYFAAYPDAKHQGGGRNIQMLVDKRFDYIAKVTGKRNFPWRVFVVTTRDQDMLGSELVYKLAEPSRIKDVSWIEPGLAMWDWWHDRNMTHVSFKTGVNTETYKYYIDFAAANNMKYVVVDEGWSDRKKVDLFAVVPEMNIKEIVDYGKRKNIGILLWAGYWPLDRDMERAFKHYAEIGVKGFKVDYLNRDDQEMVDFVYRSSATAAKYQMILDFHGIYKPTGIQRTFPNVLNFEGVMGLETSKFSATTDMVDNDVTIPFIRMLAGPMDYTPGAMRNAAKGNFRVIGNQPMSHGTRCRQLAMYVVYKAPLQMISDNPSEYIKEPESFDFIKTVPVSWDETVTINGKLREHLALARRSGRDWWVAGMTNWDERTMEMDLNFLPAGNYEMLLFTDGINADRNGSDYNREIRNIKSGEKLKVKLMPGGGFAMKLRKI; this is translated from the coding sequence ATGAAAAAGCTGGGTTGGATGTTGTCGGGAATACTGCTTATGATTACGGTTGCTAATGGACAGCGACAGATCCCTATAGCATCTCCCGATGGGAAATTGAAACTACTGCTTTCAATAGGCAAACAAATATCGTATTCCATGCAACATGCAGGCGATGTGCTGGTTGATAATGCCCGGCTTTCGATGACGCTTGCCGGTGGGGAAATATGGGGAGTAAGCCCGGTGGTAAAGAAGATCAGCAGATCTGAAAAAAACGAAACTATTCCTTATTATTTCGGTACCTCAGCCACCTTACAGAATCAGTATAAGGAGGTTGCTATTGATTTTAAAGGAGATTGGGGTTTGGTTTTTAGATTGTACAACGAGGGGGCTGCTTACCGTTTTGTGAACAGGCGGGAGACTGGTTTCAATATCATGGATGAAGAAGTGGGACTAAACTTTCCGGGCGATTTTCAAACGGTCACTAATTACACTTCAGGATCGAAAGACAAGCCTGCTCCTAAAGAAAAGCAGCTGGAAACCGCCTTTGAAAATTTTTACGATGTAATACCGCTTTCAAAAATAGATAGCCGCAGGTTGATCGTTCTTCCCCTGGTGATAGACGTGGGTAAAGATAAAAAGGTGATCATCACGGAGTCTGATCTCGAATCTTATCCGGGGTTGTATTTGAATCGTGTTGAAGGCGCTAATGCACTCAGTTCCTATTTTGCCGCCTATCCCGATGCCAAGCACCAGGGTGGCGGAAGAAATATACAGATGCTGGTAGATAAGCGGTTTGATTACATAGCAAAAGTGACAGGCAAGCGGAATTTCCCCTGGAGAGTTTTCGTAGTTACTACAAGAGACCAGGATATGCTTGGTTCTGAATTGGTATATAAGCTTGCTGAGCCGTCCAGGATCAAAGATGTTTCCTGGATCGAACCTGGCCTGGCCATGTGGGACTGGTGGCACGACAGGAATATGACACATGTTAGTTTTAAGACAGGTGTTAATACCGAAACCTATAAATACTATATCGACTTTGCTGCTGCTAATAACATGAAGTATGTGGTAGTGGATGAGGGATGGTCTGACCGGAAGAAAGTAGATCTTTTTGCGGTAGTTCCGGAGATGAACATTAAAGAGATTGTGGATTATGGAAAAAGAAAAAACATCGGCATTTTGTTATGGGCAGGTTACTGGCCTTTGGATAGGGATATGGAAAGAGCGTTTAAGCATTATGCTGAAATAGGGGTTAAAGGGTTTAAAGTAGACTATCTGAACCGCGATGACCAGGAAATGGTAGATTTCGTGTATCGTTCTTCAGCTACAGCTGCTAAGTATCAGATGATCCTCGATTTTCACGGTATTTACAAGCCAACCGGCATTCAGCGTACTTTCCCTAATGTTTTAAATTTCGAAGGGGTCATGGGTTTGGAAACTTCAAAATTTTCAGCGACAACGGATATGGTGGACAATGATGTTACGATACCTTTTATCCGCATGTTGGCGGGTCCTATGGATTATACACCCGGTGCTATGCGCAATGCGGCCAAAGGCAATTTCAGGGTAATCGGTAATCAGCCTATGAGTCATGGTACCCGTTGCAGGCAGCTGGCCATGTACGTAGTGTATAAGGCGCCACTGCAAATGATCAGCGATAACCCTTCCGAATACATCAAAGAACCCGAGAGCTTTGATTTTATAAAAACCGTCCCGGTAAGCTGGGACGAAACCGTAACCATCAATGGTAAACTAAGAGAACACCTGGCTCTCGCAAGGAGAAGCGGCCGCGATTGGTGGGTAGCAGGTATGACCAACTGGGACGAACGGACGATGGAGATGGATCTGAATTTTCTACCGGCAGGTAATTATGAAATGCTGTTATTCACCGATGGGATAAACGCAGACAGAAATGGTAGCGATTATAACCGCGAGATCAGGAATATAAAATCCGGAGAAAAGCTAAAAGTAAAGCTGATGCCTGGCGGAGGATTTGCTATGAAGCTCCGCAAAATTTAA
- a CDS encoding SDR family NAD(P)-dependent oxidoreductase: MRRFENQVAIVTGGAEGIGKAVGLRLANEGCKIAILDLNEDLLSETVKEFTSLNYIVKGISIDISKEQAVRGAVDEVEQFFGKIDIMVNCAGIVGPSNTRITAYELSDYDKVYDVNLKGSFLMTKYSILAMEKNNYGRILLMSSIGGKEGNPFMCGYASSKSGVMGLVKGVGKEYAKTGITINGLAPGVIKTAMNANTAAEQLEYMVSKIPMGRLGTVEEVAAMAAWVVSKESSFNTGFIFDLSGGRATY, translated from the coding sequence ATGAGAAGATTTGAAAATCAGGTGGCAATAGTAACGGGTGGTGCAGAAGGTATAGGAAAAGCTGTAGGACTAAGATTAGCTAACGAAGGGTGTAAGATTGCTATTTTAGACCTTAATGAAGATTTGCTGAGCGAAACGGTAAAAGAGTTCACCAGTTTGAATTATATAGTAAAAGGTATTTCCATTGATATTAGTAAAGAACAGGCCGTAAGGGGTGCCGTGGATGAAGTGGAACAATTCTTTGGAAAGATAGATATCATGGTTAATTGCGCAGGGATAGTAGGGCCCAGCAACACCCGGATAACGGCTTATGAGCTGAGTGATTATGACAAAGTATACGATGTTAACCTGAAAGGTTCTTTTCTGATGACGAAGTACAGTATTTTAGCCATGGAAAAAAATAACTATGGAAGAATACTTTTGATGTCATCGATTGGAGGTAAAGAAGGCAACCCTTTTATGTGCGGTTACGCATCTTCCAAGTCGGGCGTTATGGGCTTAGTAAAAGGAGTGGGGAAGGAATATGCTAAAACGGGGATCACTATTAACGGGTTGGCGCCGGGAGTGATTAAAACTGCCATGAATGCCAATACCGCCGCAGAACAATTAGAGTATATGGTAAGCAAAATACCTATGGGAAGGCTGGGTACCGTTGAGGAGGTCGCAGCCATGGCTGCCTGGGTGGTATCAAAAGAGTCCAGTTTCAACACAGGCTTTATCTTTGACCTATCAGGTGGCCGTGCCACTTATTGA
- the dgoD gene encoding galactonate dehydratase, translating into MKITRVETHVCNARMRNWIFVKVITDQPGLWGWGEATLEWHTRSVVGAIEDVSQLIVGEDPRRIEHLWQMMNRQHFWHGNNVVRGTAISGIDIALWDILGKIHNVPSHELMGGKVRDFIRLYSHLGGGKMEDFYQTKPDDANRFAELALQSVAEGFSAFKSMAVPVTDTLEGLKPIHYAEACVAAMRDAVGVDVDIMVDCHARPSPRMGMQFAKALEPYGLYFFEEPCWPEHMTDIARIQESVTTPVATGERLTSIHAFRDLLSLRAASVLQPDIVHCGGLTAALKIRAMAEAYGVSIAPHNPQGPVSTAASLEFGFATPNYIICETVHNDVPWREEVVQEGFSINKSNRTVTPSAKPGLGIEINEAIIKKHPFEQELPQRVFYKDGAVGDW; encoded by the coding sequence ATGAAAATAACTCGTGTTGAAACGCATGTATGTAATGCACGTATGCGCAACTGGATCTTCGTAAAAGTAATAACCGATCAGCCCGGTCTTTGGGGATGGGGAGAAGCTACCCTGGAATGGCATACCCGTTCGGTGGTAGGAGCAATTGAAGATGTATCGCAACTCATAGTGGGGGAAGACCCCAGGAGAATTGAACATTTATGGCAGATGATGAACCGGCAGCACTTCTGGCATGGTAATAACGTGGTTAGGGGGACAGCCATTAGTGGCATTGATATTGCGCTTTGGGACATCCTGGGTAAAATTCATAACGTTCCCAGTCATGAACTCATGGGTGGTAAAGTACGGGATTTTATCCGCCTGTATTCGCATCTGGGAGGTGGAAAGATGGAGGATTTTTACCAGACGAAGCCCGATGATGCCAACCGATTTGCAGAACTGGCATTGCAATCTGTAGCAGAAGGTTTTTCAGCTTTTAAGTCAATGGCAGTACCTGTTACTGATACTTTGGAAGGGTTGAAACCCATACATTATGCGGAAGCTTGTGTAGCTGCTATGCGCGATGCCGTAGGCGTTGATGTAGATATCATGGTTGATTGCCATGCACGTCCCAGCCCGCGTATGGGTATGCAATTTGCAAAAGCACTGGAGCCTTACGGTCTGTATTTTTTCGAAGAACCTTGCTGGCCTGAGCATATGACAGATATAGCCCGTATACAGGAATCTGTAACAACGCCTGTCGCAACTGGTGAAAGACTTACGTCTATACATGCTTTCAGAGATCTGTTGTCATTGCGGGCTGCCAGTGTCCTCCAGCCCGATATTGTTCATTGCGGAGGGTTGACTGCCGCTTTAAAGATCAGGGCGATGGCCGAAGCCTATGGAGTGTCCATAGCACCTCACAACCCGCAGGGACCTGTCAGTACTGCTGCCTCACTTGAATTCGGATTCGCTACACCCAACTATATTATTTGTGAAACCGTGCATAATGATGTGCCCTGGCGGGAAGAAGTAGTACAGGAAGGATTTTCCATCAACAAATCCAACCGTACGGTAACCCCTTCTGCGAAGCCGGGTCTTGGTATTGAGATCAATGAGGCTATCATTAAGAAACATCCCTTTGAACAGGAGTTGCCACAACGTGTTTTTTACAAAGATGGCGCCGTAGGGGATTGGTAA